Sequence from the Mauremys mutica isolate MM-2020 ecotype Southern chromosome 2, ASM2049712v1, whole genome shotgun sequence genome:
atgacccactttgggtccttacccacagtttgagaaccactgatctagaccattccctgactggtgtttggagatttttaagagcaggctagatTTAGAGtctacagcctccctaggcaatttattccagtgcttaaccaccctgacagttaagaagtttttcctaatgtccaacctaaaccagttgctgcaatttaagcccattgttctccttaacctctgaggataggacaagaagcaatttttctccctcctccttgtaacatccTTTTATACACTTGAAAACTGTTGCATcccctctcttcttctcttgtaaacaaactcagtttttcaaacttccctcataggtcatgttttctagacctttaatcctttttgttgatcttctctggactttctccaatttgtccacatctttcctgaaacgtggcatccagaactggacacaatactccagttgaggcctaattagcatggagtagagcggaagaattgcttttcacatctttcttacaacactcctactaatacatcccagaatgatgtttgctttttttgcatcagtgtcacactgttgactcatatttagtttacggtccactatgacccccagatccctttccacagtactccttcctaggcaatcatttctcatgctgtatgtgtgcaactgattgttccattctaagtggagtactttgcatttgtccttattgaatttcatcctatttcagactatttctccagttagtccagatcattttgaattttaatcctatcctccaaagcacttgcaacccctcccagcttggtgtcatccgcaaactttataagcgtactttctataccattatctaaatcattgatgaagatattgaacagaaccagaaccagaactgatccctgcaggtcaCCACTCATTATACCctttcagcatgactgtgaacctctgataactactctctgggaacagttttctaaccagttatgcacccaccttatggtagctccttctaggttgcatttccctagtttgtttatgagaaggtcatgtgagacagtctCAGAAGTTttcctaaagtcaagatataccacatcttcTCCCAATCTACCAGGctggttaccctgtcaaagaaagctatcaggttagtttgacataacttgttcttgacaaatccatgcttacTGTTACTCATCACATTATTccatctagatgtttgcaaattgattgcttaattatttgctccattatcttttgttttatctttttgtttgttctgtAGCTTATTCCAAAAGGAGAGGGAAGGGATTGATGTGACAGGGACCTTGCCAGCCCCTGGCTGACTCATTATACATTGAGGCATTCAATCACATGCAATAATTTCACAAAATTAAGCAGAATTCATAaactgtacttagatttccacaATCACATTAACTCTTTTTGCCATAGCATTGTACTGGGAGCTAATGCTGAGTTGCTTGCCCACTATGACCCctaaaatccttttcagagtcactgctttccaagataCAGTCCCCTATTCTGTAGTTAAGGCCTACATTTCTTCTTCTAGGTATATCATTTTGTATTTGGCTGtaataaaatgcattttgttttaatGGGCCCAGTTGACTaaccaatccagattgctctgccCTCATTAATTACTACTCTGGCAATCTGTTTCATCCATAAatgttatcagcagtgattttatatgtattgccaaaacatgattaaaaatgttgaatagcattggGGCTAGTACCTATCATTGCCCATCTATTTTACATGAAAGATTCCCAGATACCCAACATGATGAACTGCAgggatgggtgacaggggatggatcacttgatgattatctattctgttcattccctctgaagcacctggcactggccactattggaaggagatggatctttggtctcacccagtatggccgttcttatgttcagtgtAAAACCCCAAGATAGAAAGTGGGACTTTCTGAGTGTTGAGTGAATCACTTCTCTAACCAGCATGACAATCAGCTCTTCTGGACCGGGGCTATCTTTTAATATATGTTTGTACAGAAACTAGCATAACTGAGCCCCCTGCACACTAGGGTATTGTGTGTGCCTCTGctctataaataataataatctgggCAGGATACTCATGTTTTGCTTCTTTATGTTTCTTCAGAGCATTGTGACCTTAGAAAATGGGTCATTAAATCAGGTCCAGAACTGGGATGGCAAAGAGACCACAATAAAGAGACAAGTGGTAGATGGGAAAATGGTGGTGGTGAGTGAATTCATTCTAGTTATCTGATCACTGAGTAATGCAAAGCTGTAGAGACCATCTAAACAGTTATAGTTTCATTATACATTCCATTTTCTCCTTAAATAAATGTGGCTTATGTTAGAAATGTGATTGGTTGCATAGGGCAGGAAGAGAACATTAGAAAATAGGTTGAATCAAGTTATTATTATAGAATATGGGAGAAGAGGAAAGATGGCCTGGTGGTTAGCATAGACCCCAGAAGACATGTGTTCAAGTCCCTACTCTACCACACATTTCCTCTAtaactttgggcaagttacttacatccagaccctcaaaggtatttaggcacctaactcctgttgatttcaatgtgatttaggcacctaaatattttTAAGGATGTGGGCCGTAgactctctgtgcttcagttcccccaactgtaaagtggggataaaaGTACTTCCGTATCTTagaggggggctgtgaggataaattcatttaagattgtgaggtgttcagatactatagttgtgggggccatataagtaagATAGAAATGAAGACGCTCAAAAGATGGCTGAATTCATATTAATATTAGGCTTTAACACAGGGATTGGCAAGCTTTGGACCGTggtccaccagggtaagccccctggcgggctaagccggtttgtttacctgccgcgtccacaggttcagccgatcgcggctcccactggctgcggttcaccgtcccaggccaatgggggctccgggaagtggtgcgggccgagggatgtgctggctgctgcttcccgccgtccccctcattggcctggagcggtgatccgtggccagtgggagccacgatcggccaaacctgcggacacagcaggtaaacaaccaGCACGGCCTGCCAGCGGGCTTACCATGgtaggccgcatgccaaaggttgctgatccctgctttaacatatattttggttttttttacaagtTGGAAGAAAATGTGAAAAGGGGAAATACTAATACCAATAACCTTATAATATAGTTCAGTGCACATTTTTCTTTGCACAAACAAAATGGGTGAGAGGATTTTTCTTCTCCCTCTTTGTATTTAAAGTGGGATTGTCTTTACAGTTTTGCTGTGAGAAAGTACAACTGTTTCAGTGAACTCCTCTTTTGTCTTCTAGGAATGCACCATGAATGACATCACCTGCACTAGGATCTATGAGAAAGCCTGAAGAAACTCTGTTAGTACCCTGCTTGACTAAAAATTGGAGAACTAGAAACTTAACTGTTGTAGGTATTTAATAAAAAGCTTACACATGCAGTAAATACTTATTGCCTGTATACTGGCATCTATACGCTATTGAGTGGTTGGGTTTTCTTAAAAAAGGTTGACAGTTCCTGATGCTAAATTTGCCTCACTAGAAGAATCTGCCCCATGACACCATTGATCCTAACAGCATTATGTACTTGCCACCAGCCACTTTCTTTAAAATTCCATTTTGAAAAGAATTGTATGTGAGCCCTGAAGAAGTTTTCTAATTACTGGGTAATGCACACTCATTTCAGTACCTTAGACGCTGCCATTACAACTGGACCAGCTGAGGGAACaccataagaacggtcatactgggtcagaccaatagtccatctagcccaataacCCGTCTTCCGACAGAGGCTGGGGTCAGATGCTTCAGgtgaaatgaacagaacagggcaatttatccagtgatccatcccctgtcattcagtcccagtttctggcagtcgcggtttagggatacccagagtgTATgtttacatccctgaccatcttggctaatagatgaacttatctaattcttttttgaacccagttatacttttggccttcataacatcctctggcagcgagttccacatgttgactgtacattgtgtgaagaagtacttctttatgtttgttttaaatctcctgcctattaatttcaatgggtgatctctggttcttatgttatgtgaaggggtaaataacatttccttattcactttctccacaccattcctgattttatagatctccatCAGAaccccctcttagtcatctcttttctaagctgaacagtcacactctttttaatttctcctcctacGGAACCTGTTCTATAGccctaatattttttttttgcctttctctgcactttttccaattctaatgtcttttttgagatggggtgaccagaactgcatacagtattcaagatatgggtgtaccatggattaatgtactggcattgtgatattttctctTATCTCCACCtcttctaatggttcctaacattctattacttttttttaactgctgctgcatattgagcgtATGTTTTTAAAGAACTATttacaatgactgcaagatctctttcttgagcagtaACAAGTAATTTAGACCtcgttttgtatgtatagttgggattatgttttctaatatgcattactttgcatttatcaacactgaatttcatcagcaattttgttgcccagtcacccagttttgtgagatccctttgtaactctttgcagacagctatggacttaactatcttcagtaattttgtattgtgtgGCTCTGATAACTCTATTCTTTGTTATAGTTTCAAGCAATTTACCCactactgaagttaggcttactggcctgtaattgtcaggatcacctctggagccttttttaaaaatctgcatcacattagctatctgatacagaggctgatttaagtgataggtgaCATACCACagctagtagttctgcagtttcatatttgagtttgtAGAACTGGTGACTGCTGCCTCCCGTGTTGTGTCAACACTCAAGGCGAAGCTGGAGTACCTCTCCAGGGCGCAAGCCTGGGCAAATGATTTGGAGGCCCTGAGTTGCCCATGAACCAGGACCCCCCCTCTCGGCATCACCGGTAAAATCCAGAGGAGAGGAAAAACCAATATGTCTGGTACCTGATCTGCTGCAGGAGTTGCTAGAAAGATACTAAAATATTCATACTTGACCGCCGTTGGTGCTCCACTCCAGATTTTCTGTCTGAGTTTACTCTCATAGCCTTACATTCTCCTGAATTCACCCATGAGGCAATGGGGCTTTTCTGTAATAGTTTGCTCCCTTAGCCTTACATCCTCCCGGGCTACCCAGAAGGCAGTGGGTTTGATGAGCCGCAAGTAGTAATGTCTACTCTCATTAAGGTAGCAGGCATAGCCTGACCTgagtagggttaccatatttcaggttcccaaaaagagACACTGCcagagaagggtgtgtgtgtgggggggggggggggaagcatttggggagtggtgtgtgtgtacTGTGAGGAAGTATTTGAAGAGTGCTGGAGGGGTGAGTGTACTAGGAGGGGGTATTTGGGGGTGCTAGAGGTGCATGTGAACTGGGAGGGGTACTGGAGGAGTGTGTTCATAATGGGATAGGGTTTTGGAGGGtgctggtggtgtgtgtgtgtgtgtgtgtgtacacacacactggGAGGGACACCtggggggtgttggagggggtacTTGCAGCCTCACTCTCAAGGTAGGGTCCAGTGTCACTCCCTGTGACAGCAGTAGGATGGCTGGCACAGGCCCCAGATGCAGCATCAGCCAGCACCTCCCTgcaggccccaccccagggctgggaaCTGGGGCCTGAGTTGGCAAGGTCTGGCAGCTGGAGGGAAGGGACCAATTGGGGCATGAAGACAGCTCTTTCTAAGCTGCAACATCTGCTCACAAAAATCCCAGCCATTGCCTCTTATTTGCAAAATCCATCTGGACAGAGGATCAAAAATGAGGTCATGTCTGGCAAAACctggacatatggtcaccctatattTGAGTTTCTTATAACTCTTgtgtgaatgccatctggtcctggtgacattGATACATTAATCAATCTGTTCCAAAAGCTCTTCTGCCAACAACTCAATCTGaggcaattcctcagatttgtcacctaaaaagaatggttcaagtttgggaatctccctcacaggatttgacttccaattttaagAAGTCATTTTATCTTTTAATTTACGAAGAAGAGAGATTTTCAATGGCTCAGGTAGCCTTATAGCAGCACACAACCATTGCTTTGTAATATTCTACAGTTCAGTTAGTAAGAATTTTAATAGGTTACTGCAGATGTTTATGAATCCTCTACTGGAATCAGTGTTTTTCCATTACAATTTACAAAACTTTCTTTAAAAGAAGCCATGGAGTGTATTTGAATTATTGAGAACAACTACTGCTTGCAAGACCCAAACCTAgtgatgtttttgttttgatcTTTCCTTTTTCACgatgggcatgtctacattgtaattaaacagccacagctggcccacgTGAGCTGATACAGGCTCAGGatacagggctgtttaattgcagtgtagacatttaggTTTGGGCTGGTAGATGGGCTCTAGGATCCCATGATGAGGgatccccaggctgggctgcaccATGGGCAGCTGTTATTGCATGCCAAGGGAGGCTGAGCCTCCATGAGGAGCCAGGCATAGCCCCATCCATACTCTGCCTCAAGGCCCCCCTCCTGCTTCCTGTTCTTCCCCTGTGACTCCAACccaggctgctcctcttccccaaagTGGGCTGGGACCCAAGAGAGACTTGGGGCCAGCATTTGGACCACAGGCTCAGGCTAGCCTCTCCAAATGGGCAGTTCATGTGCTACCTATCAGGCTGACCATCtacaccacagcagccccatgGCCTCAGCCTCATGTCAGCCGATAGAAGTATGTAAATGCACTTCAGTCTACTTGGCTTGTTTACACAGTTCACTAGTAAGTACAGTAGGGCTAGGATGTTTGGCTTGCTTAAGCATTAGATACTAGATACTACTAGATACACATATTCTAACCCCCTCTTGAAATCTGTGGGCACAGCAGTCTATCCCCTCCccattaaaaataatagaaatgaGAGATTTGCTAATTGTTCAAAGATGCAGTCTTTTTCCTCATGGTCCAGAGTTATACTGAGTTAATGGATAAGCAGAACTGAGAGATTGAGCTAGTGATCTCAACTAGCAATTAAATAAAGTTCATAGAATCagagttaaggccagaaggaaacaTCTAATCATTTGGCCTACATACCATTCCCACCCTAACCCCAGTTAGACAAGTAGTATTATAGCCCACAGCAGTCTAAAGATCTGTTTAGAGCAGCATTTTTCAGAGAGGTCAAGGTGGACAGTTATGTCATTGTATCATATTTCCAAAAACCCAGCAGCTTCTAGGCTCTCAGAAACATGAAGCTCTGTTCACTCCTTTTGTGACTGTACTTTGGCCTTTCCCTCCTGCCTACACACTGCTACAGGGTAACACAGCCTAAGAGGAGGTGCTGTGACCCCTTGGCTCCCTACCACTCAACGCACCCAACTGCCGCCTCACCATCTTTAAACCAAAGAATAAAGACAGTTCCAGTTCATGGATGCCTTGGGGATAAGAAATAGGCCTTACATCATGTGTAGAAGGTGGACTCTGCCAAAAACTGGAGGATTGAAGAGATGAGTCAAGCTTGCTTTGACAAAGAGGCCTTCACAGAGAAAAGACCTACTCCAAAGCCCTTATGTAAAGGTGGAGAAGCTCCAGTTTAGTGCCTCTGACCACAACTGTGGCAGCTTAGTCTAAAGAGCTAGTCCTTTATCTAATGAACTAAATTCCAAACCATTCTGGGATTGGATAAGTTGGGGCCCCGTAGTAAGAGAGAAGGTAGAAGTCTAGTCTCTCCTCCCACCAACCTGTTTTTGTAGTGACACTGATCTCATCTCACAGCACTGGGAACATAAGAAACTACAGCTGTTTTTGGAAGTCCTCTTTGGAGAAAGTTTGAAGACTTCCTGGGTTAGAACTCCAGTACTGAACACAGCTTCAGAAGGAGATCTTATCCCCACACTCTGAATACATAAGACTAGCACACCTCAGTTAAGGcagaaataaaaaaacccaaagtctCTTTTATATGATAGCCTACAGAAGGGACATAATCTAGCTTTCCAGTAGATCCCCTATGAAGTGATTGACTTCATAACAGACAAGGACTAATATGAAACTTGGATGTTAACTCACCCCAGCTACTCCTGTTGACAGAATAAGTCCTTTCAGCATTTAATTTTTATGTAGAATGGTATTACTATATCTGTTACACCTCCAAGAAAATAAACCACATTGTTTATAATTTAAGTGCAGATTGGCTCTGGACAAAAGTGAGCATGCATATGTAGAATTATATTAACAGCATTGTAATCTACAACACATTGTCTCTGACCAAATGTTATTTTGGAAGATTTTATTGAGCAGCCACATTAACATTTCTGGTTACATTAGTGTTTGGAATTAGGATTCTGCAACCATTAGGCATTTTCTTCAGGCAACAAAAACTACTACACTTCTCCTACTTTAGTTTCCTTGACCTGAACTCATTCTCAGACCAAGTTAAATGTGCTCCTGGACATGGCGTTTACTCATGCTCTCTCATAGACTCTAGTGCAAATGATATTGTTCATCATGTATTCCTGTAAGAAAAAGGAGTTTATTGAAACACATGAACTATCAGTGAGATTCAGATTGGCTCTTATCTCAAGAGCAATCTTTTCTCCCCCCTCAGAACTATAGTGATAGTACTTTAGTAATTCCCTAGATACACATCTGGGTTCAttacctttccccctcccccaatttaaGCAGAAGAGGGAAGGACAGTTTGTCCATTATTGCAATGAGACAATGGAGCTCACCACTTCATCTCAGCCTTGACCATCCCAAAAAGTGTGTCATGTTTAGATAGTTCTCATTTGCttccattttgtttattttacccCACTTCCATTGGAGCATAGGTGCATTTTGACTATGCAATTCAAACAGGGTTTTTCTAGTTACAGCagcagtgtggacagtgctgccACCCATTCACCAGCTAATTCTTCCACACATGGGTCTGAGCTTTGCTTCCCACCTGAGCTGGTATAGAGATTTGAGGCAGGTGGGAAATAGTTCCACACTAAGTCAGTCTAGGCAGTCAGAAGGAATGCAATTAAGTGGCCTTTTAGAAAGCCGTGGGTTTGCTTGAATCAGCCCTGATGCAATTCCATTAAGATATAGTTAATAGCACTAGCCAGTAGTCAAGTGATCTCACTCACCACAATCATCTTCCCATCTGCTAGTTTTCTCTTTATTGTGGTCTCTTTACCATCCCACTTCTGCACCTGAGTTAGTAAGCCTTCTTCTAAGGTGACAATGCTCTGCAAAGAGAGTAATTGACCAGAAtctgagggggtgcagggggacagtCTGAAGTTTAGAACTAAAGAAACCCCCCCAGATGTTTCCAATTCAGCTATTTGTGTTTATGTTAATGCAAGAACACATGCTAGCAAAGTTGACGGCTCCCATTCTTGTTATCCAACAGCAGGCACTGATGGTTAAAAATGAGTTTAAGGGATTTTAATGGTATTTAACCCAGAACCAAGTTTCACATTCCCTGAACCCTTCGTTTAAATAGGGCACTTTCTcccttcagtttgtttctcctCAATGGAGTAATGGGAATGAAGAATGAATGCTGCTTTTGCACTCACCTTGGTTTTCCGGTCATCTGCTGTGGTTTCCTCAAACTCCTCCCCCAACTTGAAGGAGACCTCAGTATTTTTGAAAGTACTCTTTGTTTTGATGGTTATCACATCACCATCTGTGCTGATGGTCACAGTGGGTTTGGCCAGGCTGCCCAGTGTCCTGGTGGCTAAACCCACACCTGCAGAGGCACAAGACACTTATGTTCACCATCAGGAACCAAGACATTTCTTTAAAGTGTGTATCCTCTCTGTGTGGGACATTCAAGACACACATTATGAGGCATTGAGCCTGAACTCTCCTCATCTGAATGCTTCTAGCCACCTGACAACCAGGCTACTTAGGCCTCAGATGACAGGCCTGTAAAAAGTTTTACTCACACTTCCATCAGCAGCTGACAAACCCTGTCCCATATGGAATCTAGAATGAGCTGGTGTAGGGAGGTCAGCTTTATGAGCTTTGCATTTTCAGTTTAAAGGTACATTCCGCTGCTACTACAGTTCTCTCAGCAAAGCAATAATCACAGGGTAGAGGTCTTTAACCCAATCAGTGAACCCCAAAGCTATGCAGGTTTTAGATTGGAATCCTAAAAGAGGGTAAATTATAGCTCAGCTGTTAGTGCACTCTGGTGCCAGGAATAATAAGTTATTGGTGATATTTTTATCTCTGATACCAACATCCACATTTTGGTCCCTTACAACAGAAAATCTGAGACAGTGCCATTGACTCCCTCCGGATGTACACCAGCATAGATCAGAACAAGATTTAGCCTTCAGTTTTTTAGCTTACATTGCTTTATAGTGGTAGATGCTAGGAGCCAGAGCCTACCCTTTTATGTCCCCATTATCAAGACAAATGGTCAAATGGTCATCCAATATTAAATAAGACTTTCTCTACACATACTACTGAACAAGTAAATTACACCTATAATGTTATAGCAGCAGCTTCTTCCCTTTCAATTCTAATCCCCTGCCTAAGAAGATGCAAGGTCAGAATCTCAAAAGTCTAGGAAGACAAAGTAGGTATTTCTAGTTAACTGAAGcaacatttccttttttaaaaggaatttaaaCTGATACAGACTCTTTTTCCTTATTGAGTACTAGGGAACTACATAAGCAAGAGTCCCTAAGAACAATGAAAGAAATCCCAAGACAGAGTATGTAGCTAGTTATGCTTTCCTTGCTGAACAGTGGGACATCCTCAAATATCACAGTATCATTTTTCTCACCCAGTTCTTTCATGTAGTCTTCAAATTTTTCACTGGAGACAAACTTCCAGATTCCCACAAACAGGTCACACATTCTGTAAAGCTTGTTGAATAATACTCCACAGGGAAAAGTCAGCAACTCTCAGCAAAAGAAAATGGAGAAACCTTCTTTATAAAGCTGACCTGAACATGTGATTATCTGCGGCTGACCAATGGGAACTGAAGTATTTTTGGAGACTCCATTCCAGGACCAGATTACATCAGAGGCTCCATTTCTTTTAGCACAAAACCCCAATCAAAATTGGTAGCAACACCCTAAAGTTGAATGAATTATCCTAACAGGATCCTAACATTCTGATACATCTTAAAGTCCAAACACACCATGTTTCAtagcttcaaaaaaaaaattccccaacaGAAGAACTTACCTGCTTACCTGCTAAATGAGAGCAGCAGTAGTTTTAAAGGAACACCAAAATTAACAAAGAAGGCTACAGTACACCAATAAACAGCAAAATGGGTGTTAGGAGGTCTTTCCTGTATCAACATAATAACAAAAGAAAATgggtatttgaaaaaaaaaccagaatattaattttaaaactacATTGTGTCCAAGATTATTTTACCTACTACAGAGACAATTACTCCTAAGATTCTTATAAATGAAAGAGGTTAAACTAATATTTTCTCTGTTTATTGTTTGATTGCTTTGTTCATTGGACAACACTTTATGCATAGTCTGTTCCATTTGTTGTTTGTGTGAATCTCTCACAGAGCACCAGGGGAGagcaagacatttaaaaaactaGGGACATGTGGCTTTAAAAGTACAAACATGGCTGGGTGACCTGGGAATACATTATAGCTGTGACAACATTTAATTTATTGTCAAGTAGACATTGTCCTTCCAACAGGTGACAAAGTCTACAGCAGGAGGCATATAAGGCAAGGCAGAACGATGGGATCAGACAAACCCTTGACTGCTTCAAATGGAGACTGAGGTCCCAGGGTGTCCAAAAAGAACACAGGTATTGATGTCTTTGGGACTGGAGACAGGGACCATAAAGATGCTACTGCTCTTGCGGCCATATTAAGGGAGCTAGTGACTTCAGAGTTTGGCCCCCAAAAGGCCCTATGGAGGAGGCAGATAGTACTTGGGGCTGAATTATGGTGTTTACTTCTGAGACCTGGAGCAACatcactggcaaaactcccattgacttcaatggggccaggatttcatgctTGGTGTCAATGGGCTGCCTGTATTTCTGGCCCTGGTGGAGGGAGTTAGTGGGCATGAAGATTTTTTATTctactatattttaaaaacagtttcatTTTTATGGGTATCTTAGTGCAGGATTGATGGCTTT
This genomic interval carries:
- the LOC123363860 gene encoding fatty acid-binding protein, adipocyte-like, whose amino-acid sequence is MCDLFVGIWKFVSSEKFEDYMKELGVGLATRTLGSLAKPTVTISTDGDVITIKTKSTFKNTEVSFKLGEEFEETTADDRKTKSIVTLEEGLLTQVQKWDGKETTIKRKLADGKMIVEYMMNNIICTRVYERA